A portion of the Betta splendens chromosome 2, fBetSpl5.4, whole genome shotgun sequence genome contains these proteins:
- the LOC114851319 gene encoding uncharacterized protein LOC114851319, with protein sequence MTPADFLFCLTCLFVGELGHTAALKFSTSVFQDTGFKSVKTGENLTLHCFSESDVAARFYWYKQTLGQTLRLISSFYKFDNNATFYNELYNNPRFTLVTDSGKNHLTIADLQVSDSATYYCGSSYSYKFQFADGVTVNVHGADSSIPFLVHQSVSGSIQPGGSVTLNCTVQTGTCDGQHSVYWFKDSVEARPGFIYTHGDRNDQCERKPDTQTHTCVYDLPVNNLSLSHSGTLYCAVASCGHILFGEEPKQSFEDRVPSYDLVVYLLSGALGFTVILSVLLTFLLCKIKETNICQCTASPSKVSTSSTTNSEIQPNKETVHYAAIRQQTTRRSKRQENNCESHCVYSNIKE encoded by the exons ATGACACCTGCGGACTTTCTCTTCTGTCTGACATGTTTGTTCGTAGGAGAATTGG GTCACACGGCTGCTCTGAAATTCTCCACATCGGTTTTTCAAGACACTGGTTTTAAATCTGTTAAAACTGGGGAAAACCTGACTTTGCACTGTTTCTCTGAAAGTGATGTTGCTGCAAGATTTTACTGGTACAAACAAACTCTGGGACAGACACTGAGGCTTATATCTTCCTTCTACAAGTTTGACAACAATGCAACCTTTTACAACGAGTTATACAACAATCCACGCTTCACTCTGGTGACTGACAGCGGTAAAAATCACTTGACAATTGCAGATCTGCAAGTTTCAGACTCGGCTACCTATTATTGTGGAAGTAGCTATTCGTACAAGTTTCAGTTTGCTGATGGAGTCACAGTCAATGTCCATGGTGCAGACTCCAGCATCCCGTTTCTGGTGCATCAGTCAGTGTCTGGGAGCATCCAGCCAGGAGGCTCTGTGACCctgaactgtacagtacaaactggGACCTGTGATGGACAACACAGTGTTTACTGGTTCAAAGACTCTGTAGAAGCTCGCCCAGGATTTATTTACACCCACGGAGACAGAAATGATCAGTGTGAGAGGaaaccagacacacagacacacacctgtgtctaTGACCTGCCAGTGAACAACTTAAGTCTTTCTCATAGTGGGACCTTGTACTGTGCTGTTGCGTCATGTGGACACATTCTGTTTGGAGAAGAACCCAAACAGAGCTTTGAGG ACAGGGTCCCTTCTTATGACCTGGTGGTGTACCTTCTGAGCGGGGCTTTAGGATTCACCGTCATCCTGAGTGTTTTATTAACCTTCTTATTGTGCAAGatcaaagaaacaaacatctGCCAGTGTACAG catCCCCTTCAAAGGTTTCAACCTCTTCCACAACCAATTCAGag ATTCAGCCAAATAAAGAAACTGTCCATTATGCAGCTATAAGGCAGCAGACGACCCGAAGATCGAAAAGACAGGAGAATAATTGTGAGTCGCATTGTGTGTACTCAAATATCAAGGAATAA
- the LOC114844139 gene encoding uncharacterized protein LOC114844139: MTASGSFVRLTSLFLWSIVQLTSLTPSSSVDQWSFLSVNVGDNVTLPCFYKDDVAVRLFWYKQHMGQKPVLISTFFKYNVDVIFNGEFNRNPRFILDHENGKNDLKIINVRALDSANYYCLRYFSNELEFLATITVVVMNSDLIMPALVHQSVSGSIQPGGSVTLNCTVQTGNCDGQHSVYWFKDSGEAHPRVIYTHGERNDQCERKPDTRTHTCVYNVQINHVDRSDAGNYYCAVASCGHILFGNGTKLDFKDEGSDHVWVYVLSGALTFTTLVVVILTFLYKTKNFHTTETQTAISAPSTTKPEIYDDDDLQYAAVSVNLSTRSRTQRNNMPSECVYSSMKQ; this comes from the exons ATGACAGCTTCAGGGTCCTTTGTCCGTCTGACAAGTTTATTCTTGTGGAGTATAG ttcagcTGACAAGTCTCACACCTTCATCATCTGTTGATCAGTGGAGTTTTCTATCCGTTAACGTTGGTGACAATGTCACTTTACCATGTTTTTATAAAGATGATGTTGCTGTAAGACTTTTCTGGTATAAACAACACATGGGGCAGAAACCAGTGCTCATCTCTACCTTTTTTAAATACAATGTGGATGTAATTTTTAATGGTGAATTCAACAGAAATCCACGTTTCATATTGGATCATGAAAATGGGAAAAATGACCTGAAAATCATAAATGTACGTGCTTTAGACTCAGCTAACTACTACTGCTTGAGGTACTTTTCCAATGAACTTGAATTCTTAGCGACCATTACTGTGGTTGTAATGAATTCAGATTTAATCATGCCAGCCCTGGTGCATCAGTCAGTGTCTGGGAGCATCCAGCCAGGAGGCTCTGTGACTctgaactgtacagtacaaactggGAACTGTGATGGACAACACAGCGTTTACTGGTTCAAAGACTCTGGAGAAGCTCATCCAAGAGTCATTTACACCCACGGAGAGAGAAATGATCAGTGTGAGAGGAAAccagacacacggacacacacctgtgtctaTAACGTACAGATAAATCATGTGGATCGTTCTGATGCTGGGAACTACTACTGTGCTGTCGCCTCATGTGGACACATTCTGTTTGGAAACGGGACCAAGCTGGATTTTAAGG ATGAAGGGAGTGACCATGTATGGGTGTATGTTTTGAGCGGAGCTCTGACCTTCACCACCCTAGTGGTTGTTATATTGACCTTTCTTTACAAGACAAAGAACTTTCACACTACAG AGACCCAGACAGCAATTTCAGCTCCCTCCACAACTAAGCCAGAG ATTTACGATGATGATGACCTTCAGTATGCAGCTGTTAGCGTTAACCTGTCCACCAGATCAAGGACACAGAGGAACAATATGCCTAGTGAATGTGTCTACTCCAGTATGAAGCAGTAG
- the LOC114866725 gene encoding uncharacterized protein LOC114866725 isoform X2, translating into MASPVWMFCITALFLGKLVQLTDVTSSSLRRQTSHFVTVKAGDNLTLKCFNEHNGAAKIYWYKHSLGQKPTLISTFYKYDGNCLFYGEFINNPRFIMDNENDKNHLTITGVHTSDSATYYCMSCYIHSVEFLWTTTVVVMNSDLTMPALVHQSVSGSIQSGGSVTLNCTVQTGTCDGQHSVYWFKDSGEARPGIVYTNGDRNDQCERKPDTQTHTCVFDLPLQSLNASDAGTYYCAVASCGNIVFGNGTKLQFEVFTGNVDLLVAFLSGALIFFFILTVFLVVSLCKKRNFGQSTEHRARFSSIHTSNTEIGQDADNLHYAALNTKLPKRSRRQKDDTNTHYVYSSVKL; encoded by the exons ATGGCATCACCAGTGTGGATGTTCTGTATCACAGCTTTGTTCCTGGGTAAATTGG TTCAACTAACCGATGTGACGTCCTCCTCACTTCGTCGCCAGACGAGTCACTTTGTTACAGTCAAAGCTGGGGACAACTTAACTTTGAAATGTTTCAATGAACACAATGGTGCTGCAAAGATTTACTGGTATAAACACAGTTTGGGACAGAAACCAACACTGATCTCTACGTTCTACAAGTATGATGGGAACTGTCTTTTTTATGGTGAATTTATTAACAATCCACGCTTCATAATGGATaatgaaaatgataaaaatcaCTTGACGATCACAGGTGTACATACTTCAGACTCAGCTACTTATTACTGCATGAGTTGCTATATACACTCAGTAGAATTCTTATGGACCACAACTGTAGTTGTAATGAATTCAGATTTAACCATGCCAGCTCTGGTGCATCAGTCAGTGTCTGGGAGCATCCAGTCAGGAGGCTCTGTGACTctgaactgtacagtacaaactggGACCTGTGATGGACAACACAGCGTTTACTGGTTCAAAGACTCTGGAGAAGCTCGTCCAGGAATCGTTTACACCAACGGAGACAGAAATGATCAGTGTGAGAGGaaaccagacacacagacacacacctgtgtcttTGACCTGCCTCTACAAAGCCTGAATGCTTCTGATGCTGGGACCTACTACTGCGCTGTCGCCTCATGTGGAAACATTGTGTTTGGAAACGGGACCAAGCTGCAGTTTGAGG TATTCACAGGTAACGTGGACCTTCTGGTGGCTTTCTTGAGCGGAGCTTTGATATTCTTCTTCATCCTGACTGTTTTTCTTGTTGTCTCACtttgtaaaaaaagaaacttcGGTCAGTCCACAG AGCACCGAGCAAGGTTTTCATCTATccacacatcaaacacagag ATTGGTCAAGACGCAGACAACCTTCATTATGCAGCCCTGAACACTAAACTACCAAAGAGATCAAGAAGACAGAAAGATGACACCAACACTCACTATGTGTATTCCAGTGTAAAGCTGTAG
- the LOC114866725 gene encoding uncharacterized protein LOC114866725 isoform X1, with the protein MLLSFLLSVHSRVRTAVLPFLALQQSYFASSLVSLVQLTDVTSSSLRRQTSHFVTVKAGDNLTLKCFNEHNGAAKIYWYKHSLGQKPTLISTFYKYDGNCLFYGEFINNPRFIMDNENDKNHLTITGVHTSDSATYYCMSCYIHSVEFLWTTTVVVMNSDLTMPALVHQSVSGSIQSGGSVTLNCTVQTGTCDGQHSVYWFKDSGEARPGIVYTNGDRNDQCERKPDTQTHTCVFDLPLQSLNASDAGTYYCAVASCGNIVFGNGTKLQFEVFTGNVDLLVAFLSGALIFFFILTVFLVVSLCKKRNFGQSTEHRARFSSIHTSNTEIGQDADNLHYAALNTKLPKRSRRQKDDTNTHYVYSSVKL; encoded by the exons ATGCTTCTGTCATTCCTTTTATCAGTGCATTCTAGGGTCAGAACTGCAGTGCTCCCATTTCTTGCATTACAGCAATCCTACTTTGCTTCTTCTCTTGTTTCACTAGTTCAACTAACCGATGTGACGTCCTCCTCACTTCGTCGCCAGACGAGTCACTTTGTTACAGTCAAAGCTGGGGACAACTTAACTTTGAAATGTTTCAATGAACACAATGGTGCTGCAAAGATTTACTGGTATAAACACAGTTTGGGACAGAAACCAACACTGATCTCTACGTTCTACAAGTATGATGGGAACTGTCTTTTTTATGGTGAATTTATTAACAATCCACGCTTCATAATGGATaatgaaaatgataaaaatcaCTTGACGATCACAGGTGTACATACTTCAGACTCAGCTACTTATTACTGCATGAGTTGCTATATACACTCAGTAGAATTCTTATGGACCACAACTGTAGTTGTAATGAATTCAGATTTAACCATGCCAGCTCTGGTGCATCAGTCAGTGTCTGGGAGCATCCAGTCAGGAGGCTCTGTGACTctgaactgtacagtacaaactggGACCTGTGATGGACAACACAGCGTTTACTGGTTCAAAGACTCTGGAGAAGCTCGTCCAGGAATCGTTTACACCAACGGAGACAGAAATGATCAGTGTGAGAGGaaaccagacacacagacacacacctgtgtcttTGACCTGCCTCTACAAAGCCTGAATGCTTCTGATGCTGGGACCTACTACTGCGCTGTCGCCTCATGTGGAAACATTGTGTTTGGAAACGGGACCAAGCTGCAGTTTGAGG TATTCACAGGTAACGTGGACCTTCTGGTGGCTTTCTTGAGCGGAGCTTTGATATTCTTCTTCATCCTGACTGTTTTTCTTGTTGTCTCACtttgtaaaaaaagaaacttcGGTCAGTCCACAG AGCACCGAGCAAGGTTTTCATCTATccacacatcaaacacagag ATTGGTCAAGACGCAGACAACCTTCATTATGCAGCCCTGAACACTAAACTACCAAAGAGATCAAGAAGACAGAAAGATGACACCAACACTCACTATGTGTATTCCAGTGTAAAGCTGTAG